Proteins encoded in a region of the Vicia villosa cultivar HV-30 ecotype Madison, WI linkage group LG5, Vvil1.0, whole genome shotgun sequence genome:
- the LOC131606470 gene encoding F-box/kelch-repeat protein At1g74510-like, with amino-acid sequence HALDVKKKTLAMSTNIEDQGEDYKEKEEQNNQEEDKQNSAIFPSHSKGNNNGKRHASEAPDSSFLIQHLGRDISIQCLLQMSRSDYGSIAALNTSFRSLIRTGELYQLRRKMGIIEHWVYFCCEVLQWEAFDPNRGRWMRLPKLICDECFMLSDKESLAIGTELLVFGKELMAPKIYKYSLLTNTWSVGKMLNTPRFLFGSASLGGIAILAGGCDPRGNILSSAELYNSETGKWEALPNMNKARKMCSGVFMDGKFYVVGGIAADKITQLTCGEEFDMTTNEWRKIPNMFPIRNGVFETPPSSGSPPLIAVVKNVLYVADYARQEVKKYVKGNNSWVTIGGFPENAHSMNGWGLAFRACGDQLVFLGGRSLHGGGILEINAWVPDDNAPQWNQLATKNTRSFVHNCTVMGC; translated from the coding sequence AAAAAAAACACTAGCGATGTCTACAAATATAGAAGACCAAGGGGAAGATTATAAGGAAAAGGAAGAGCAAAATAATCAAGAAGAGGACAAGCAAAACAGTGCTATTTTCCCGTCTCATTCAAAAGGAAATAACAATGGTAAACGACATGCTAGTGAGGCTCCTGATTCGAGTTTTCTTATTCAACATCTTGGTCGGGATATATCAATTCAATGTCTCCTTCAAATGTCAAGGTCTGATTATGGATCAATTGCTGCATTAAACACGAGTTTTCGATCACTAATTCGAACTGGGGAACTTTATCAACTTAGGAGAAAAATGGGAATAATAGAACATTGGGTTTATTTCTGTTGTGAAGTTCTTCAATGGGAGGCATTTGACCCAAATCGTGGTCGATGGATGCGGTTACCTAAATTAATTTGCGATGAATGCTTTATGTTATCTGATAAGGAGTCATTAGCTATTGGTACCGAGCTTTTAGTTTTTGGTAAGGAATTAATGGCTCCTAAAATCTATAAGTATAGTCTTCTAACAAATACATGGTCCGTTGGGAAAATGTTGAATACTCCCAGATTCTTGTTTGGTTCTGCCAGCCTTGGAGGAATTGCCATATTAGCGGGTGGTTGTGATCCGCGTGGCAATATCTTAAGCTCTGCTGAGCTCTATAACTCAGAAACCGGAAAATGGGAAGCCCTTCCAAACATGAATAAAGCAAGAAAAATGTGTTCAGGTGTATTTATGGATGGAAAATTTTATGTTGTTGGTGGAATCGCAGCTGACAAAATAACACAACTTACATGCGGTGAGGAGTTTGATATGACGACAAATGAATGGCGTAAAATACCTAACATGTTCCCAATACGAAATGGGGTGTTTGAGACACCTCCCTCTTCAGGTTCACCTCCTTTGATTGCTGTTGTAAAAAATGTATTGTATGTCGCTGATTATGCACGACAGGAAGTAAAGAAGTATGTTAAAGGAAATAATTCATGGGTTACTATTGGAGGATTTCCCGAGAACGCCCATTCAATGAATGGTTGGGGACTAGCCTTTCGAGCATGTGGAGATCAACTAGTATTTCTTGGAGGTCGTAGTCTTCATGGGGGAGGCATACTGGAAATTAATGCTTGGGTCCCAGATGACAATGCACCACAGTGGAACCAGCTTGCGACAAAGAATACAAGGAGTTTTGTTCATAATTGCACTGTGATGGGATGTTGA